AGCAGGTTTAAGTTTAAGAGCTTCATTAAAAGATTTATAAGCGGACTTGTATTCATCAATACGCATGTAGCCGATGCCTATGGTATAAAAAACTTCAAATAGCCTATAATATTCTGGATAGTTTTTAAGCAAATCTTGTAATTGATTAATAATAGTTTCAGTTTCATATTTTGACAAATCTTTTCCAATTTCAGATCGAAACATATTTAAAGAGTTGTCTTGCTCCTGAAATTTTTTCTTTAGCGCTAAAATTCTTTCGATATTTTTTTTATCAAGTGTAGATTCATAATACTTAAGGGCTGCTTCATAGTCACCTATAGATTCTTCGTGAAATTTTGCGGATTCTAAAGTGTCAACCGCTGCAGCGTTTGAAAAAATAAAACAAACTGAGATAAATAATAAGAGCATTTTCATAAGTGACCAAGCCTTTTCAGAATAAAATAAAAAACATAGTATATTCTTAAAATACAATATATTTAAATGCGTATAGCTTCTATATCTAATAATTTTAGCCTTAGTCATTTTATGCTATTTTGATATATGCTATATTTAGAATATATAGATTCCTTTTATTTGTCTGAATCCTTTTTTTCATCTTCTTCTTGTTTAATAAAATAAGAAAAAATAATGCTCGAAATAACCCCAAAGCCCATAGCAGCACCAAACAGCGCAACTGGAAGTGCGAAAATAACGGATCCAACAGAACTTGAATTGGGGTTATAACCATGTTTGACTTTAAGGATTTTACCCTTTGTCGGCTGAATATTTGATTCCATTAACTCCAACCTAAAATTAAATAAAATAACAAATAGCAGGGGCACGTAAGCACTTAATGACCGACCATGCATACATTTTTTATTGAGCATATTGAGCTAAAACATCAGTAAATTCATCAATGTCTTTGCATCGTATAGCATACTTAAGAAGCTTTTTAAGTATATCCCTATAATTAATCGCTTTAATTTTTTCAGCTATGTCTTGTGAAATATTTCCATATTTTGCCTCAATAGCTTCCATAACCATTTCTTGCGCTTCATTAAGCATTCCTTTCTCCATTCCTTTTTCCATTCCTTCCTCGAATATCTGTTTGCCTGCTTTGGTATCCATTAAATCAAAATTTAGCATAGCAACTACCTCCTCTCTTGATAAATTTTTAAAACGGTTCAATATAAAAAGCGCTATTAAATCTTGCGCTTGTTTTTTTAAATCAACCTCATAATGTTTTTCAATTTCAGACTTCCACACACGACTTTTTTCAGCTAATTCTGACTGCTTCTTAACCGTAAATGGAGCTAAAACAACTAATCTTGGATCAATTAATAGTAATTGTTCTTCTGCATAATCTGTTAAAACAATTTCTGTAATGCTAACAGAATTTTTAATTTCTAATACATCTATATCATTAGCAGCTATTTTATATTTTTCATCAGTATAAATAATATAGGCTAAAGCATCTCCGCTATAATTTTCATTAGCACACCCAAGTAAAGCTTTAGAAACTAATTTATACCTTATAAATGGGTCCATGTAACCTTGAAATTCAATATAAATAGGCTTATGACCTGGTAATAGTGGAATAGCTTCAATATCAGGCTCAAGTCTTTTTGTTTTTAAAACTATTGAACGAAATTTGTATTGTTTAGCCTCATCATCTGATAATCCTAAAAGCTTTAGTAGAGCATCACCACTTATTTTTGTTAATTGTAAAAATAACTCATCTGTTCCACGTTTAGCCGATCTTGTTATTTTTTTAGATTTCATTCATTGCCTCATACGTCTATTTCCATGTGATGCTTTATTATAATTAAGAAAAAATAATTTACAAACATAAATTTATGATTTAAGTTGCTTTGCAAAAATAAATTTTTGATAAATATTTGTTTGCCTGCTTTGGTATCCATTAAATCCACCCTAAATTGAATAACATAACGAATGTCATTGTTAAATAAAAAATCACATGGAGCGCTTTAACCCCCGCCATATAATATGAACTTTTCACCATCTTGCTAAATGTAACCCCAAAGAATGCAAGTATGAAAACAAGAATTAAAGGTATAATAAATGCTAAATTATATATGATTAAATAATAAAAAGCAGTTAACCTGTGTCTTGGTTCGGCAACCATCGCCACGATAGGAATATAAACTTGACCTGTGCAAGTAAGCTCTAAGCCTGAAATAAATACTCCTAATAAGAAAGGAGCTATAGTCATGGCTGCTTTTTTGTTGGCAAATTGTCTAATTTTATCCTGAATTTTTAGTTTCAGCACATTTGGAAGCTGTAAAGTAACTTCCGCTGTTTTTCCTTGAAGACAACGAATAAAATCAATAAACGAAATTGCTGATAGCAATGCAACCAAAGCGAGTAAAGCTGTATATATAGCCGTAATAATAAATTGATGCCTAAATAAATACTTGAGATAATGATAAAAGAGCAACCCGATGCCCAAATAAGTCAAAAAAACTCCTAAAATAAACAAGCAGCCGATATAAATCATTTGTTTTGAGCCGATTCCAAATAGATTTAAGTAAGAAATTAAAAAAATCAAAGTTGCAAAAGCGCAAGGATTAAGGCCGTCCAAAAGTCCTGCAGAAGTCACAATTCCAAAAGTAAGAGAATTA
This Desulfobacterales bacterium DNA region includes the following protein-coding sequences:
- a CDS encoding DUF2887 domain-containing protein produces the protein MKSKKITRSAKRGTDELFLQLTKISGDALLKLLGLSDDEAKQYKFRSIVLKTKRLEPDIEAIPLLPGHKPIYIEFQGYMDPFIRYKLVSKALLGCANENYSGDALAYIIYTDEKYKIAANDIDVLEIKNSVSITEIVLTDYAEEQLLLIDPRLVVLAPFTVKKQSELAEKSRVWKSEIEKHYEVDLKKQAQDLIALFILNRFKNLSREEVVAMLNFDLMDTKAGKQIFEEGMEKGMEKGMLNEAQEMVMEAIEAKYGNISQDIAEKIKAINYRDILKKLLKYAIRCKDIDEFTDVLAQYAQ